The Dioscorea cayenensis subsp. rotundata cultivar TDr96_F1 chromosome 11, TDr96_F1_v2_PseudoChromosome.rev07_lg8_w22 25.fasta, whole genome shotgun sequence genomic interval gaaaacaaaactctaatgattaaaacttataaaaatttggactttttgatatttttatgtaatttttttattttcatgtgcatttaattattgcttttattagtagtagtagatTGTTGCCCACAAAGTTAGGCACTAActcaagaataaaaataaaataagttactAAAATATGCAAAATACCAAGTTTTACTTGGTcaaagatataaattatatcAAACTATAGCAAAAGAATTCCATTTTGGACAAATTTGGCTAGGAAATTCATAgttgaaattttgaattaattcaaTTGAAGTGTAcatcaaatttaaaatccatGGATTCAACTTATAAAATTAATGATTCACAAAAAGTTTTAATTAGCTGTATATAGTCTATAATATAagttgagtaatgctatatacaATTAACTGGttacacgaaccagccacatgacccatgtggctggtgacgtgtaATCCAGTTAGTTCTAATTAGTTTGaattataatgataatatttttttgttaatcacCTTTATCTCTCCCTCtcttaaaacatattttttttcaccTCTCCCGTGccctcactctctctctctctctctttcccaTGCCCTAGCCGCCGCTCTCCCATGTCGTAGCTGCCGCCGCCAGAGTGTCTCCCATCTCAAATGCTGCTCTCCCGCTCCCCAAGCTCTCCTATGCCCTAGCCACCGCTATCCAGTGCCCTAGCCGCCAGAGTTTCTCCGATCTAGGATGCCACTCTCCTACTCCCCAAGCTTTCCTGTGCCCTAGCCACCGGAGTTTCTCCGACCGCAGATGCCATTCTCCAACTACTGATGCCACCGGGAAGGTTACTTCCATCATGAATGATAAGGATGAGGAGTTGAAGATGGTGATGCTCAGTTACCTTGTTAAGATGGTTGTTGAACTTATTGTGCCGATTGCTTGCAGGGAATGTGTTTTGCCATCAGAGAGGGTGGCAAGACTGTTGGAGCCAGTGTCATCCAATCTATCATTGAATAATGAATGAATTTGCGGTCCTCAGTCCTAgcctttgattttgattattcatAGGGAAATTTGTAGGTTGTCCACCAAAAGATTGGTCAGTTAAAATTCATTGTCAGGAAGACTACTAAACTGCcattatgagatttttttttttcagttttgtttcCTTTCCTCTCTTGGAGTGATGCTCTATTctagttgtttgttttttttatgaaataccTCTTATAGTGCAGGCTTATTGCCATTGATGTTTACTCACTGATGCTATTGAGAATAGGAAGTACTTCTGcattgtgataatttttttcttggttatttattgaataatatcaataatattcTCTGGTATTTTCCTTAGATtctttcttcccttttggtTCTATGGTATTTCGCTAAAATTCTTTATGTTGAAAGGGAAAATGTATCTTTTGCTTCTGGGAACAATAACTCTTAGTTTTggctaaatttttgtttgttctaGAGAACTTGTCATAGTGAGCCTATTGAAAATAATCTTTGtaaaatcttatttttgtaattaattgaaggtttcttttttgttcttgtatttGGGTGACATCCCTGTAATCAGTTTCAGAAATTCTCTTAACTATGCCAAAAATGGTGCAAAGGAAGATTGCTGAACAGAAGTCTCAAAGCTCATGCATTTTCTGCAGCTTCTGTGTTTTTTCTGGAATCTATGTTTCAGGTTCCTGATGATCAcccaatcaaatatatataccaaGACTATATTAAAGagcataatttaataaataaatagatcaaagattgactttattttttttttttaactattataatGAAAGGAaatcacaaacacaaaattatcaaaaatggTGCAAGCATTCAAGCATCAACAACATTCACCTTCcaagaaatttaattataagcCATCAATTGTCTTAACACTAATAGCTTCATCACTAAATGAAATGTCTGAAGGTACAGGAACATCACCAAACAAAATCCTCCTATTCTGTACAACAAACAAAATACATTAGGAACATGTAATGCAAGAAacttaataatttgttaatcaAGTAGGTTTCATATATACAAAACCAACTCATGAACAAATTACTCACCATAATCAAAATTCACTGACTTCATTTGTAATACCCATAGAAGAACTAGGTTGCATATCCCGCTTGATCGAAAGAGAGTTTGAATTCACCTAATAAGTATATAGTCCAacatatcaagaaaaaaaaatatattcaaatgaCCAATTGAACATGAATCCTTAAATAATATAGCATTACCACACTCTCTTGTGTGCAACGTTCCGGTGGTGTATCTTTTTGAGTTGCTTCATTTCTCTTAGTTTGGGTCTTTTGAAATTAACAACCTGAATgtcaaacaaaatcataatcattgaaataataaatttcatattatttataaaaacctttttttttatttctgacaattattttttcaacctttgacttcttcctctttgaTGGCGGTCGGCCCTTGCTCCGCACCTTCAAAGGCGTcaaaaatttttgttgttggtCACTACTCTCATCCATCAACATAAGTGGCTGAAATTCACTAGAGTTTGCATTTCCCATCAACTTCTCAATTGCCCCATCCACAAACTTCATCtagaaattatatttctcaatGGATACTGCTCCAAGTTCAGCAACTTtggaaaaataagaacacaatCTATTCTAGCGCAATTTCTCCTCGCTAGTTTGTGGGTCATCATAACAGTTCAACATATAAGTATGCCTACGCTTGATGTCCTTGCTCCATCATGCCAAAATATAATCACATGGAACCTCCTTGACATTTTTCTCAATAAGCACTTTGCAAATGTGTCTACAAATAATACCTTTGAACTCGAACAACCAACATGAgcatttaatgtcaaattcTTCCTCATTATAGTAAACATTGAATACCACTTGCTTTCTAAATGGGCCTTCTTTACCTTTGAGAATGTCTGATACTTGAAATGAGGAGATCACCCCGTTTGAACCAATGAGTGTAAGATTACAATATATCATCCCTAGCAACTCATcttgaaataatttataaatttcacTTGTATaggcttcttgtagttgcttttCAAAATGACAATCAGTGATTAGTGGAAAACTTGAGTTAAATTAAGCAAAATCAGCTTTATTCTCATTctcgattttatttttcaaggcGTTATCATATTGCTCGACAAACTGCTTCAATGAAGTCGTCGGtccaacataaccatcaaaaaatgCATTTATGCTTTCACTTGTTTGAGTGGTAGACATGCCGGCCCAGAATATCCCTTTAACATATAAGGGAGCCCACCGATGGTGTTTTCTATATAAAGAATTTAGCCATTCATTGTTTTCAATATTATAGTCCGTCATTATCTTCAAGTATGTGTCTTCAAACTCATGAATATCCACTGCTTCATAACtgatactttttaaaattttcttgacagctttgtattcatttaaacctccaagcttTTCAGGAActttcttcattaatatatgcTAAAGGCAAAGTCGATGATTGGAATTTGGGAAAACCACTCTAACAGTGCCTTGAATAGCCATACATTAATTTGTAATAATTGTTTTAGGAGATTTGCCTAACATACACTCCAACCAAGTTTTAAATAGCCAAACATAAGTTTCAGTACTTCCTTCGACAATAACCCACAACCAAATAATATTGTTTGTCCATGGTGGTTTACACCAACAAATGGAGCGAATGACATGTCATACTTATTCATTAAGTATGTTGTATCAAAATAAATcacatcaccaaaagcttcataagTGGCAATAGACCTTGCATCTGCCTAAAAAAACATTTCTCAAACGGCCTTccccatccatgtcaatcaaatggaaaaaaattgcGTTTCTTTGTTGCATGCTAGAGAAATATTTTCCAAGTGCCTCAGCATCGCCAACTTCAAGCCTAAATTCCCTTGCTTTGGCAATGTAATTCCTATAGTCTTTCTCAgtgtatgttaaattttcatatccCCCACTTTCAACTGCCatggaatgaaaatttttgctaAGGCTAATTCCCGCTTGGtcatttaattcaagttttcttttcacatatgCATCAAATTTCTTATTGCActtttgaaaatgagatttttgtGGGCTAAGAGCATGATTATGCTCTAAATGAGCACCCGAGATAGTAAACCACCCATCATTGCTGACAATAATGTTAATTTTGGCCTGACAATTTACTTTAGTTGATAGTCTTGGATTGAAGGAAATTTTTGATGTAGATATCCCTTTTCCGCCTCTTGCACATGCTAGCGTATAATACTTCAATTTCCCATCATCTCCCAATCTTGTGCTTTTCTTTGTAATACCAAACCCTTCTCCTATAGCATACTGAAGATAGAAATTGTAAACTTCTTCCTCAAAACCATATATTTTACCGGCCTTTGGCACTATTTTTTCAGATGATTCTAACTGAACCAAATTTTTTCTGTGAGGTATTTCTAAGCTTGAATATCCATCTCccatctcatttttttcttgctcAAAAAAACTAACTACCAATTCTTCCATGTTCTTGTTGCTTTAGGTCTGTATTGAAGGACAAatgataaatacaataaattaatatattgaaAGACAAATGTTAAATACAACAAATgataaagaaaatgaattaatGGACAATTAAGTCACCCAACCTTGCATCATGTAGGTGAATATTCCTACAATCCTATTTTTAGGATTTCTATTTTTGCAAAACAaatcattttttcaaaaataaataaatttgacaaAAACTTAACCCTTgcaatgttttatttaagtatttactattttaaatatataaacaaatggtGAATTAATCGCCAATTAAGTAACCAAGTTTTGCATCATCTTACAAACCTATGTTAAGAATTCAATTTTTGTAAAACAAAACCAATTTTAAAAGCAAGGTTTCATCTAGATTATGCACTTAAGGTACAAAGAAATCTACCACCATGATTATGCATTGAAAGTAAAATTCCACTCTCATGATTCATACAAGCTTCTTTATACATAATTCCAGTGACAGTGAGGGGGAGCAAAGCGACGATGAGGTCAATAGGTGACGAGTAACAGACCAAACTTAGTTTGCAGGGAGTCGTAGGAGTGAGGAGACTTGCATCCATGGTCGGAAAAACTCTAGCGACTGGGGCACAGGAGAGCTTGGGGAGCAGGAGAGCAGCATCTGAGGTGGGAGACACTCCGTCAGCGGCAGCTACGGCATGGGAGAGCTGCGGCTAggcacgagagagagagagagagagagagagagagagagagagagtgagggCACGGGAGAgaggtgaaaaaaaaatatgttttaagaGAGGGAGAGATAAAGGTGATTAACAAAAAGATAATATCATTATAATTCAAACTAATTAGAACAAACTGGATTACATGTCACCAGCAACATGGGTCATGTGGCTGGTTCATGTAACCAGTTAGTTGTACATAGCATTACTCATATAAGTTAGAACAAATTAGTAACTATCTAGAACGTGAAAGTGATTCAACCTATATCCTAACAAGattcaaaataaattagttttcttaaaattttttcttcaaagttatttatactaattaattataataaaattcgtaaagtttttttgaaatagataatattttatgaaGGTATTTAAAAGAAAGCTTAATCTATAGAAATTTAAATTGTAGCATGCATCCATGATTTTGCCAATATTTCACTTTAAATGTATACATTTAGCTATGAGATATATATTCTCAAATACAGCTAAAGAAGCTATacttataacaaattaaattttaaattattatttcctatatttgtatactttttttagctatatattaatattagccACTATTTTATTAGTACGGCtaatatttaaactttaaaactGTTATTGCTACAAGCAATTAATATTTATGGACTAGATAAGTAATTATACTATAATATATTATCGTGGCTAAAAAAAATAGTGGCTAAAGTGTCAATTATTGCCACAATATTAAGGTATTGAaacaaaattgatttatttgataTGAATGAATAATCTCTGTAActcaaaatttaatcaaattataaatagcTACAAATAACTTTTGTATAACtattataatattctaataactACAAAAATATCTTTTGTAGCTACATATGCGAAGTTGTAGTTAAAAATGGAGAATGTCGTAGTGATAAAAATGATTACCCCAGCCCCCCCAGTGGGCAGGAGAGAGCTAATGGATGGCAGCGGAATTAAATCACAACGAATGGTGGAAAGAAGTCTCAAAGTTAACCCAACCAGATAGTAATGAATGGTGGAAAGAAGACTCAAAGCTTTTTCCCTCCTTCCGTGGgtaaaatttatacaaattttgcaaaaaataaGTGAAAATGATGGCAAAAAAAATGTTGATGTGATCGTCTATTGTACCGATTTCAAAAAGGATGTGATTAGGTGGGGGAAAAACTGAAacgaaaagaataaaaattatttgagaaattcaaATGTGAGATTAGAGACTGCCCGTTAAGTTTTAAGAGTTCCAGGgacctatattttattttgtctaaaaaattacaatttaaaaGATTTAAAACATAAGaatctgatttgttttttttttaaaataaaataatatcatgtaTGGAACAAGTGAATTTGTCTTCAATGCACGTGGTGATCCCTCATGATTATCCATTCTATTATTAAGTGAAAAcgaaatatattattttaatttaagtttattcAGTGATCCCTCATGATTATGCATTCTATTATTAAGTGAAAGcgaaatatattattttaattcaagttCATTAAGTGATTCCTCATGATTACGCATtctattaataattgaaaacgAAATGTATTATTTTAATCCAAGTTCATTCACAATCTCATATGATGAGACCTAGGTTTATATGCTTCCTACGTGATCATAGGATGCTATTGAGCACACGTGGGAGTGCAGAATTGGGAGACACTGACGATATTTTGTGGATGCATCATTGTCTATCGTCTTTTAGTGGAAAGTTTAACACGTTCAACTGGTGCAGAGAGTCACGTGAAGGGGTGGCGGCATACCGTATACGAGTATTTTGCACCAATAGCTGATGATTCCATGACTGATTGAGTTCTCCAcatttctattatatatatataggttgttTGGAATTCCTCTTCTTCACTcttcatattagggtttttacttTGTGTTGTTGAAGCTCCGAAATGGCTCTCAAGTATCTGACATCctttatattattcatatacGTACATGTGTGGGTGTATATGTCAAGCTAAGGTTTTGGTTGTGATTGATTGCAGGGCTGATCTTTGCAGTGTTATGCATGCTGAGATGATCCCTGggaagggtttagggtttaattatTCTAGCTCACGGGTGAACATCTTTAGCactttatatataattctctGTTCGTTGTATTTtggtatatgtgtgtgtgtgtgtgtaaagtTGGAAGccataattattaataagtGCAGTTGTGGCTCATTATTTCTTCTGATGCAGATGTTCAGTAATCTGAACTTCAGAAATGATGCTTGGACATCCTTGCCATATTTATCCTTGAGAAATCAGAAACAGTATCCCAAGTATAACACGTCTGCTCAACAAGTTGCAGAACGGAATGCTGTACTAGTGAAGCCTTTAAAAGTTGAGGACCGTTCCTTAAAAGTTGAGGAGGCTAAAGAGCCAGCTTTGACGGTCCCCAGACAAGGCCAGCCTTGCACAACAAGAGTTGTCTCAGTTGACACTCTTTTTGGCCCAAGAGGTGCCATCGGGGAGATTTGTCATATTGTACTAGATCACGGAGGCAATTTTAATTTCGAGGAAGGGCATTATCTTGGAGTAATTTTACCACCGGTGAGCTTGTTTAAGTACATTTTCACgtttgttatttcattttgagTGCTTAATCCTgtactaataattaattataatcctGCAGAATGACAATGATGGTTCAGGCCAAACCCGAACTCGAGTTAAATTCGACGATTTCTCGGTTGCATCATGCAGAGATGGAGATGCTTTTGGTGGCAAGAGACTCAGTTTATGTGTTCGTCGTGCAGAACTATCACCAGACAGTGTCAGTAACTTTCTCTGTGACAGACAAGAAGGAGATGAAGTTGAAATTATAGGTTTGAATATAaatccattaagattttatgtttgatgACAAAATCTTCATTCTAAAGTTGTCTGAGATAAtctaaagatttaaaaataattgtgaaCTTAAAATAAGATACAATTTCACTTAACTTTCCATTAAAATTCTGTATGCAAACTATTATGAAAGTTGTGGGTGTGAGAAACCATCGACAATCTGGTGAAAACTTGTCACAAAACATGCCAAGGGAACAAGGCCACCGACTTTTGCTCATGTAGTACTGTTCACACATGGTAAGGGTCAGTATTATTCATCGTTCTTAATTTTGTCGGAGAAATTGTGTTATCTCCCCTTCATAATTATATGACGGGATTTATCATTATAGTATTTCTAGTTCCTAAATGTTATCTTAAATAAGCACGTGGTTGGCTCTTAATATCCCTACATTgataaatcttttaaaaactttaaggGACACTAGCTAATGCCATGCATTTTTATTAAAGGTCCTTTTGGATATAAAATGATATGGCCAAATGATCTAGAAGCCAAACATATCATGATTGCAACATCAACTGGTATCGCTCCTTTCCGTAGCAATCTCCAACATGTGTTTGTAAATCCGTACTCACAAGTCGCATTCAATGGACTGACTTGGTTGATTGCTGGGGCTGACAACGGAAATAGCCTCCTTTACAATGGGGAGTTCACCCAAATCCTGGGGACCCACCCCATCCACTTCaggtatatatattaatttaagttaAACAAACTTATCCTAATGTTTTCAAGGTTTAATGGCCTGCAATTAATGATCATTGACATGCAGGTATCAGAAGGCCTTGGCTGACCATAACACCACTGTAGCTGACGTCATCTACCAAAATGGTGATCAAATCTTCTCACTTTTGAATGGAGGTGCATATATATACTTTGCTGGATTACAGACGATGATGCCTGGAATTCTGAAGACGTTTGAGAGAATTGCTCAGGAAAGAGGTGAGAATTGGGCAGACACGCTAGCCGAGCTGGTAAGAAATGATCAATGGCGTGTTGAAGTTTACTAGATAACTTCAATGCAATGGTTTTATGCTTAAATTGGTGGCCATGACTTTGAACAATgtcttttcatttattattagtaaataatTAAGTGCCACCTGGATGATTTGTAAGTCGATCttgtcaaaatattaataatgtaTTTTGTGTGGGATGTTGTTTAACCGAATTTGTTTCTCATAATTGTTGGCATGTTTTATTTCATTGGAGAATGtctatatattttctttcgCGTATGTGACCAATTCTTAGTCATGAAGtacattggatttttttttaatcaataaggTAAAACTGTTAAAAAGTATCTTTACATTTGTTGGcattaactaattttaataataaattagaaatagaaAGTAGGAACTTTCTTTGCACCCTTAAGATAAAATCAAAGAGGAAAAAAGTCATACATAATTAAGATCAACCCAAGAAATGCACAACCATGCATCTTAATCTTGGTACtgaataaatattacataagatTGAAGGATTCAAAACATTTTCTTAGTttctccaaaatttttttttttttttataaaagtagataaactaataaatttatcaaaacaaaTGAAAGTACAAGAAAAACAGCAAGAGGTGAAGAACAAGCAGAAAACAAGacaacaaaaacagaaaaaaaaatagaaatcaaacaGAAATCACAAGAGATGAAGAACATGCACACTAAGaacgaaaacaaaacaatggaAAGCAGCtaacaataaaagaaaggatGCAATGAGTCGAGATGTCCACCGAGAGATAACGAGGAAACGACTCAACTGCTGGGGGAGGGGTTACAGATCATGGTGCTAGAGCGTCCAGTTTAATCATCACTTCCAATAGCATCCTAAccttaaaaacataattatatgtaaaaaggattttttttaattattattattttgcatttgaaaTTCCCTTTGGTTTCAAAAACATATACATGAGtc includes:
- the LOC120271986 gene encoding ferredoxin--NADP reductase, embryo isozyme, chloroplastic-like, coding for MALKADLCSVMHAEMIPGKGLGFNYSSSRMFSNLNFRNDAWTSLPYLSLRNQKQYPKYNTSAQQVAERNAVLVKPLKVEDRSLKVEEAKEPALTVPRQGQPCTTRVVSVDTLFGPRGAIGEICHIVLDHGGNFNFEEGHYLGVILPPNDNDGSGQTRTRVKFDDFSVASCRDGDAFGGKRLSLCVRRAELSPDSVSNFLCDRQEGDEVEIIGPFGYKMIWPNDLEAKHIMIATSTGIAPFRSNLQHVFVNPYSQVAFNGLTWLIAGADNGNSLLYNGEFTQILGTHPIHFRYQKALADHNTTVADVIYQNGDQIFSLLNGGAYIYFAGLQTMMPGILKTFERIAQERGENWADTLAELVRNDQWRVEVY